In the Arachis ipaensis cultivar K30076 chromosome B10, Araip1.1, whole genome shotgun sequence genome, one interval contains:
- the LOC107621711 gene encoding NAC domain-containing protein 104-like, with the protein MGDNNVNLPPGFRFYPTDEELVVHFLHRKAALLPCHPDVIPDLDLYPYDPWELDGRALAEGKQWYYYSRRTQSRVTENGYWKATGMEEPVMTSSTNKRVGIKKYFVFHLGESPSAIKTNWIMQEYCLSDYSASSSRSSKRKSDYSKWVICRVYERNGDDDDGTELSCLDEVFLSLDDLDEISLPN; encoded by the exons ATGGGAGATAACAATGTGAACCTTCCACCGGGGTTTCGATTTTATCCAACAGATGAAGAGCTTGTGGTCCATTTTCTTCATAGAAAGGCAGCACTCTTACCTTGCCACCCTGATGTCATCCCTGATCTTGATCTCTATCCTTATGATCCTTGGGAACTTGATG GTAGAGCGTTGGCAGAGGGAAAGCAATGGTACTACTACAGCAGGAGAACACAGAGTAGGGTGACTGAGAATGGATATTGGAAAGCAACGGGAATGGAAGAACCAGTGATGACAAGCTCAACTAACAAGAGAGTTGGCATCAAGAAATACTTTGTGTTTCATCTTGGTGAATCCCCTTCTGCTATCAaaacaaattggataatgcaagAATATTGCCTTTCCGATTATTCTGCTTCCTCTAGCAGATCCTCCAAAAGAAAATCA GATTATAGTAAATGGGTGATATGTCGTGTTTATGAGCGGAAtggagatgatgatgatggaacGGAGCTGTCTTGTTTGGATGAAGTTTTCTTGTCACTGGATGATCTTGATGAAATAAGCTTACCAAATTAA